One Heyndrickxia oleronia genomic window, GTGTATTGCTTTAAGTGCTATTACGAGTATGGACATTACAATCATCCAAACATCTCCACTAGAAATACGAATTAACACAGAAAAAACAATAACATAGCTCACCAGGTTGACAATTAAATTTGCAAATACTGATTTGAACATTACAATCATCGCCTTTTATTTATTACTAGATTATACGGTTGGTAAATATAAATATTTCATTCGATAGGAAGTTTGGTGGATTGAAATAATGAAGGGCTAAAAAAATGATCTTTTTGTGGATGTTAACTAAATAAAATAGTAATGATGTTTATTAAGGATGGTAAAAGTGACTAAAAAATTCATGGAGGATATGTTGCATTTTTTACCGACTTGGAAACTAGGAAGCTATTACTGAATTATCTATTTTACTAACTAAGCGTTTATTAGTATATTAAGTGTGTAGTTAGTGAAATTATGGTTAGCTCTAATAAAATCAATTAAGCAAAGAAGGGGCGCAAGGATATGACTCTTGTTGTAACAAATGAATTGGCAAAAGTATTAGAAGCTGCTGAAATAAATACACTTCACTCAAGATTAAATGCTATTCAAAATATCCATTCAAATCCCATGGGGATTGAAGTCGAAAAATTCGGTAATGCTACAGCTTTCTCAGCAAGGAGTATTCCGGGTCCATCATTTAATACTGTAAAGGGTATAACAGATGAAGATCAAAACGAAGTTGAAAATATCATTAATTATTATAAGCAAAAAGATATTCCGGTTCGTTTAGAAATTACTCCAGCACATGTATCCTCTAAGTTTTTAACCTATTTAGCTCGCATTGGGTTCTATCAAACTGATTTTCATTCAACTTTATTTGCCGATTTACAATCAATAAATGATCATACATATTCTGAAATATTGATACGTGAATTAGAAAAGGATGAATTTCACTTATTCGCAGAAATTTATACGAATGGATTTCAGCTTCCTGCATTTTTACAGGATGGAATCGCCCAAAATAATCAAGTTCTACATAATAGGGATGGTTGGACCTTTTATCTTGCATCCTTCTCCGACCAACCAGCTGGTGTTGGTGTCATCTTTATTAAAGATTCAATTGCAACCCTTGCAGCAGCTGCAACTGAACCTAGTTATAGAAATAATGGTATTCATCAAGCCTTAATAAGTTCCCGGATTCAACTTGCGAAATCACAAGGTTGTAAAATGATTGTTGGACAAGCAAGGTTCGGCAGCATTAGCCAAAATAATATGGAACGAGCTGGGATGAAGATTGCTTATACAAAGACAATTTGGGTGCAAAAATAATTACAATGCTACATAGAATGTTGATAAAATCTCAATTTATCAATGAGAATAGAAGGGGGAGTATATATTGAAAAAAGCACTCTCAATTTTTTTATTGTTTACCATACTTATTTTATCAGCATGTTCAAATACTGCAATTCAGCAAAAATCAGAAAAGGAAGGAGAGGAACCAACAGAAACAGAACTTACCTGGTTAGAAATATTAGAAGTTTATTCACAGGAGAATTTAAGTGCCCAGAATTTTTTCGAAACGTATAGTAAATATATTGACCAGTTTACTTCAACTACAGCAAGAAATATGGCTAATGAAATGTATAATAAGGTTGTACAACATTTAATAACTTCAAAGGATAATAAAAGACTATATTTCTTGTATACTGAAGGATTTATAAAACATAAGGAAGTATTGTCGAAGGATTTAGTTAAAAGCGTTAATCAAATTGTTGCAGATGTGAAAATAGAAGAAGATGCAAAGAAAGAAAAGATAAAAAGGATTTTATCAATCATCGAAAATAAGAACTTTGATTCTTTACATTCCTATATAGATGATACGCTAGATAAAGAAACTTTAGATAGTTTGTTATCGTATGGATATGCCATTGAAGAATTACAAAAAAATGGAGAAACAAATCACTTCTTCGACTTGCTTTTAAGTATTAGCCCCCTGTATAAAGGAGAAAAGAATAAAGAAATAGAAGCATTTGTTACTAAATATTTAGCATTAGATGAGTGGAAAGAAAAATATATAGTAAAAATTAACAATAGAATTATGAATCAAGAATATAAAGGTGATCAAGTAAAAAATATCCCGCTTACGGCTGGTATGTCAAAACAGGAAGTGGTTTATTCAGCTTGGGGAAAGCCATTACAAATTAAGATATTCCCTACAGATCAAGGAGTATCAGAACAATGGATATACTCAGATATTAAACATTTAACCTTTGATAATAATGAGTTAACAGGGTGGCAAGAATAAAGCCATTACCAAGTCATTTAAACAAAACCACTGATCATTTATTTTCAGTGGTTTTGCCTTTGTTATTGTTTTCTATGGAATATTTGACGAAGATTTTATCTATCTAATTAAAATCTTTCATTTCTAATTGCTGTAACCGTTCCTGGATCTTTCTTTTTTGATATAACATTTTTCCTACTTCTGCTACATCATTTATCATGGAGCGGTTAGAGATCGCTCCGAAAAGTATTCCGGCAATGGGAACCATTTGAAATAGCTTTTTCCACCCAAATTGATCTCGGAACGTGTAGACAACCTCGCGCCAGCCTTGTAATTGTGACATTACTTCATTTGAGCATTCTTCTTGATTATAAAAGGCGGATAACTCTTTTAAAATGGCTTTTTTCCCTACAACATCTGAAGATGAGAATTGCAAGCATTTTAGAATAAATATTCGTTCGTCTTTATTATTTGGATTAAAACCGTGAACGATTGCGATTTCTTGTAATGTTTTTAATGACAAGCCTAAAATTGCAGGAATATCGATCGCCAATGTAACGATTCCACCAATCCCCGTTGTTGCTCCTTGGAGTGTGGCTACCTTTGTCCGACGTTGAATAAGGTCATCACAAATGGTCCTCATTTCTTGTAAAGAAAGATGATCAATGTCCTCATAACTTTCGATTCTAACTTCACTCTCTTTTTCAATTAAGCGAAAAATTTGTTTTTCAGAGGTTAAATATTTTCCACCTGTTTGAATAAAACTTCCTAAATCATCTAAAAGAATGCCAATCTTATTATGGATAAAATGAGGGGTTAACTTGTCCAGTAGTTTAAATGGAAGTCTGCTGATTCGCTCCCAGATCCATAGGCCACTAGCAGATTTTTCCCATTTTTTAATTTTTTTGAGTTCTAGTTCTAGTTCTTCCCTTGATTCCATCTGTTATCTCACTTTCGCATTTTATTTATTATTATACTATATTTTCCAGACGGGTTTTACAACATACGTGACTACATTTTGGTATGTGTACATGTGAGCAACAATACAATAGAAATAGTGAGTGAGAGAGGAGATGAAGGGGATGGCCAATCAGGAAGAACTGAGAAGTTATTTGAATGATGTAAATTCATGGTTGGAAGAGGTATCAATTTTTATTGTAGATTTAAACAATGATACTGGGGAGGAGGATATTCAATTATTGATTAATGAAACGAAAGAACTAGTTAACAAGCAACTTGAAGACTCGAAAACAAATGAATCTAAAATTTTAATGATTCAACGCTCCGTAAGTGACATTAATCAATCATTAAAGCCTCTAGAAGCAAAACGAAACAGAATTCAAACAGCAATTCCAATTGGTAAACATATACTTCCTCCATTACCCTATGAGTATAATGCATTAGAGCCATATATAAGTGAAGAAATTATGAGACTTCATCATGATAAACACCATAAAAGTTATGTAGATGGATTAAATAAGGCTGAAACGATGTTAGAGGAGGCACGTAACAAAAATAGATATGAATTAATCAAACATTGGGAGCGAGAAGCAGCGTTCCATGGATCAGGACATTATCTCCATACAATTTTTTGGGAAGTAATGAACCCCCACGGAGGAGGGATGCCGCAAGGTGAATTAGCAAAGCAAATTCGAAATGATTTTAGGAGTTATGATCTATTCAAAAAGCATTTTTCAGAGGCTGCTAAAAAAGTTGAAGGGGTTGGATGGTCCATATTAGTATGGTCACCACGTTCCCATCGCTTAGAAATTCTACAAGCAGAAAGACATCAATTTCTAACCCAATGGGATACTATTCCACTATTAGTCTTAGATGTGTGGGAACATGCCTATTACTTACAATATAAGAATAACCGCGATCAATACGTTGATTCATGGTGGAATATTGTTTATTGGAGAAATGTTGAAAAACGTTTTGAAGAAGCAAAGAAGTTAAAATGGAAACCTTTTTAATCATTAAGTTAGTAGGAAATAACACCACTAACTTAACGGATATGAACAATTGCTTGTTTACGGATAAAAAGGTAAATGATTATCATTAAGATACCTGCTATAACAAATAGTAGTTTAATTGGTAGAAATCCTGCTAGTACACCTGATAATAAAAGCGCACCTGGTGTAGCTAATTTCATTAACATAGATGATGTTCCCGCTACTCGACCTAGTAAGTGATTAGGGGTGAATTCTTGTCGAATACTTAAGTAAATAATATTAGTAATGGTTACTGCCAATGTACGTAGTAATAAGCAGCAGCCTAAGAGCCACCAAACAGGAACAATACTCATGCAGATCATGCCAATTGAATCAATTAAAATGCAATAACTAAATAATCTTCCTCTGGGTATTTTTTTGCGGATTTTCGGTGCGAAAAATGCCCCAACTAGTCCACCGATACTTCCAATACTTAATAGTATACCTACTTGGCTTTCTGATGTCCCTAATTGATCGATCGCATAGAACATATACACACCTAGAATAAGACTAGAGGCAAAGTTCATAAAAAGAATAGCGATGGTCGGTGGTAATAGAGTTTTGTTTAGTACTAATTCTGACCATCCCTCTTTAAAGTCGTCCCATAGGGATGTTTTTTTTACTTTTTTCTCATGTGATTCAATCGATAAGCTAAATATGCAACATAATAAGGCAATTAAACATATGCCATACAAACCAAAACTAATGTGAAAGGTAGTTAAAGATAAAATAAGTCCTGCCATACCAGGGCCAATTAAATTAACTAATGTGCTTATCAAGGAAAACCTTGCATTAACTTCGGTTAAGAAATTCTTAGAAACGAGTGTAGGAACGAGTGCGTGTTGTGCATTTCCTAATGTATAGCTTGATGATGAAAGTAAAAAGCCAAATAAAAATAATTGCCAAATAGCAATCCATTTAAATATTAACATCATAACTAGAGAAGCTATTACAGTAATCTGAATAATGGTCATCCAAGTCATAATTCTTTTGCGATTAAATCGATCAACAAAGATACCTGCAAATACTCCTAATATAACATTTGGTACAAATTCAACAGCCCTCATTGTACTCATTGCCAACGGTGATTCCGTTAAATGATAGATTAATAGTGGCAAGGCAACGATATAAAATTGATATCCAAAACTTGAAATTAATGAACCAGACCAGAGTAATATGATATTCTTATTTTTCCATAGAGATGGCTCTGTTTCATTGGGAATCATTGAAAGTGGTTTTTCCATCTTTAGCCTCCTACTTTGTTCGTTATTAGCATACTGCTAAAATAATAGTAAACATTAAAAAGGTGATTAAAAAGTGATATTCTATTGGAGGAAAAAGTTCACCTTTTAGGAGGGTATATGCAATTATTTGAGCACTATCAACAATTACTAGAAAAATATGAGCAAAAAATAAAACAAAAATGGTATCCATCTGTTGATGAGATTGCTGACTGCTTAAATATTTCAACTAGATATACAAAAATGCTTCTTAAGCAAATGAATGAAGTGAAATGGATAAGTTGGTTGCCTCAAAGGGGCCGTGGAAAAAAATCAACATTAATTTTGAATTTATCTAAAAACGATATATTAGTGGAACAAGCATTACAAAAGTTGAAAAAAGGAGATTTTACAGATGCTGTAAAAATCATGAAGCAATTACCTTCAGGGGAATACCCGAACCTTCTTGAAGAATTTCAGAGGCATTTAGGTATTCAGGAGGAAAAAGTTTTGGATGATTCGAAAGATATTTTTCGATACGCATTTTACCAATCTATTATATCACTGGATCCAGCACTGATTCTCTCAAGACATGAGGCACATATAGCTGAACATATTTATGATACGTTAGTGATATATAATGAAGAACATAAAAGCATTGTTCCCCATTTAGCCCACCAATGGGAAGTGGATCGAGAAGGAATTAACTGGATATTTCATCTTAGAAAAGGGGTTCTTTTTCACCATGGAAGGGAATTAGATGCAAAGGATGTATTCCATACGATGAATCGTCTAAAAAATCTACCTGAACGAGAAAATAAACAAACGATAACTGATCTAGTAAAAGATATTATTGTGATTAATAAAAGAGCTGTACAATTTGTTTTAAAAGAACCCAATCATCTATTTCTTCATTACTTAACCCTGTTACATACAGCAATAATTCCTATAGAAGTAATCAATCATAGTAAGGAGGCATTTGGAAAATACCCGATTGGAACTGGACCATATAAAATAACACAGAACGATGATACAATGGTTGTTTTAAATAATCATCCTGTTTATTTTAAAGGGAGAACATTCTTAGATCAAATTGAGATGATAAATTTACCAGAATTATATCCAAGTGACTCAAATATACAATACCATCTTCACTTTAAAAATAAACATCATGAACAATGGGAGACATTGACAAAGATAGAAGAAGGAGCTTGCTATTTAACATTTAATGAAAAGAAACATAGTCTTATAAGTTGTAAAGAAACTAGAGATATTTTAATCAATGCGTTGAATACAAAGGAAATGGAAAGACATTACCAAGAGATAGGTGCTGTACCTGCACATAGCTTTATACCAAATAGGTCAAAAATCCTTCAAAAGAAGGTTGAATACTGCGAAAATAGTAACCCAGTCGAAAAAATAGTAAATATTCCTAAGCAATCCATTCATATATATGCCACTGAGATTAGAAAAGGTGCTAATTATGAAAAAGAAGCAAGATGGATTAAAAAGAGATGGGAACAATTAGGGGTGGACGTTTATGTTCATATTATTAGTCATTACGAGCTAGCAAAGCCAAGTGTATTACAAAATGCAGATGTCATTGTTACTGGGTTAGCATTATCTCCCAATCAAATACTTGCTCTTTCTCTTTGTTATCAATCTGAAACTTTTTTTATATCAAATATTTTATCTCCTGATAATAGTAATTATCTTAAAATTCAATTAGATTATTTGAAGACCAATATAGACTTTACAGAACAATTCGAAATTCTATATGGAATTGAGGATTGGCTTAAAAATAATAAAATAATAAAATTTTTATACCATCGGTACCATCATGTAGATGTAAAATTGAATAGTCGTATAAAGGGGATAGAATTAACGTCAAATGGTAGAGTTGGTTATAAAGAGTTGTGGATAAAATAATGAAAAGGGGTGTCTGAAAGTCCTCAGACCCCCCTTCATTCTTCATGTTGGAATAGATGATGTAGTAATCTTTCTTTATCATTAAAGAATTGTTTCATAATAGAATAATGGTTGGTTTCCTCCAAGGAAACTTCATTTATTCCTTCATCAGTTAACTCAATAATCTTTGAATCTGGATACGCCATAATAATTGGTGAGTGTGTGGCAATAACAAATTGTGATTGCTGATTCACAAGTTCATGGATTCTTGTAAGCATGGATAATTGTCTTAAAGGAGAAAGTGCTGCTTCAGGTTCATCCAGAATATATAGGCCATTACCATTAAAACGATTTAAAAACGTGGCAAAAAAGGATTCCCCATGTGATTGCTCATGCAAAGAAACACCTCCATAAGAATCAATGACCCGTGGTACAGATAATGATTCTTGATCCAACTGTTCAATATTGGAAGCAACATTATAAAATGTTTCTGCACGAAGAAAAAAACCATCTTCGGGGCGAAAAACCCCTTTGGCTAGTTTTATATACTGTTCCAATTCTGAATGGGAATCATAAGTGGAAAAATTAAAGTTAAAGGTTCCTCCTTCTGGATTAAATCCAATAGCAACGGCAATCGCTTCGAGTAAAGTAGATTTACCCATTCCATTTTCTCCTACTAAATAAGTTACCTTCGGATGAAATTGAATCCTGTCTATTGATTTCAGAATGGGAAGATTGAATGGATAATAATTATAAGATGGAATTTCCTCCGTTTTTAATTCGAGGTGTTTAATATATGGTTGATGTAAAATCGGTTCCAAAAAGAATCACCCACTATAAATTTAATGAATTCAATGATATGTTTTAGCATATCACAAATAAATGACGTCTTTTAGTGTTTTTACAGGATTGTGGTAAAAATTAGTAAAAACCTATTGGTGAATTTTTACTTAAAAGATTTAAAAGAGGATTATTTATAGTAGTAGAGAATACATATATTTAAATGAAAAGGAGTGTATTTATGGAACGTAAAGAATTTTTACTAGAGCAAATGCGTGCCTGTCATAATGAAAGCGGCTGGTTTGCTTCACTAAATGATGCTTTAAATGGTCTAGATGATGCAGATGCTGTGAATAAAGATGCAGATAAAACAAATAGCATTAAAGAAATTATTCAGCATTTGTTGTTTTGGAATGAACTTTACTTAAAAAGATTTCAAGGGAAAATGGTAATTAAGGAAGATATTATGAATGATCAAACATTCATCTATAAAAATGATAGTGACTGGAAATCCATCCTTCAACAATTTAATGAAATTTTAAATCAATGGGAAGAAGAGATTTCAAACTGTCATGAAACTAAGTTAGACAGCAATCCACCACATGATTCTAATAGTACTTGGTGGGAAGTGTTATTAAACATTCCAATACATCATGCGTATCACATTGGTCAGATCGTTCATATACGTAAAAGCCAAGGCAATTGGGACACCATGAATGGTGTGAATTAGAACTGAATTTAAGTTTCTTTTTAGCTAAGAAGGAGAATGGGAGTATGGTTTTAGAAATAAAAAATACGATAGATGATTTAAAATGGGAAGAGATCCAAGAGGTCTATCAATCTGTCGGTTGGAATAAACATACAATAGAAATTATACAAACGGTTTTTAAAAATAGTAATGAAGTTTGTATAATAAAGACAGAAGGAAAGATTGTTGGAATTGGTCGAGCACTTTCAGATGGAGTGTTCAATGCAGCAATTTATGATATTGTTGTTCATCGAGACTTCCAAAAATTAGGAATAGCAAAAGAAATCATTCATTATTTTATCGAGCGTTTTAAGAATGTTTCGTGTGTCCACTTAATTTCTACTACTGGAAACGAAGGATTTTATGAAAAAATGGGATTCAAAAAAACGAAAACAGGTATGGCAAGGTATTTAAACTCTTCATTATCAAATGAATATTTAGTGGATTAACATATTATGTAATTATTTATGCTTGATATGAAAAAATGATTTGAAAATTGTTTTAGTAAAAACTTGCATTTTTTAATTTTATCTGTTATTCTAAATAAGAATTATTTTTGTTCGGTATGTAAGGAAAAGATAGTGTTTTTAACATATCGCCTGATATCACTTGAGCAAGGATAGTAATACATTGTGTGTATTGCACACTAGGAGGAAGATTTACATGACACAAGGTACAGTTAAATGGTTCAACAGCGAAAAAGGATTCGGCTTCATCGAAGTTGAAGGCGGAGACGATGTATTCGTTCATTTCTCAGCGATCCAAGGCGAAGGTTACAAAACACTTGAAGAAGGTCAAAAAGTAACTTTTGACGTTGAACAAGGTCAACGTGGAGCTCAAGCTGCTAACGTAGTAAAAGCTTAATTGTTGCATAAAAAAAACAGACTCATTTTGAGTCTGTTTTTTATTTTCAATTGTTTGATAAGTCATTTTCTAAAGCATTGTTAATATTATGTGTTAATAGTTGGGAAAAAGCTACAAACTTCATGCGCACAAAAACCTTTATTCGGTTTGAAAGGTCGGAAATAGGGATTTTACAAAAGAAAAAGTATGAAAACTAGCTGTTTGATCAGACTTTTTCGATGACATTTTTATTTACATAAATTGTTGAATTGTTTTTTTAAGATTATAATTTTTTATTTTAAGCACACCATAAACTTTGATTGAATTAATGGTCTTTAAGGCTAAATCCGTATCAATATCCTCTTCTAGAATAAGCATTCCGATTACTTTAATATCAAGTTTCACATTATTTTGGATAATTTCTTGAAGCGATTTCCGATTGTATCTGCATATTCCAATTACAAAGGATTTATTTACAATCATTTGATTAACCTCATCGGAATGAGTTGTTAATTGATTTCGAATAGCTGTTTTAATGAAATCAGTGCGATTTGAATAAAATCCTTGTTCGACTAATAAATCCACTTTTCCCAAATCCACAACATTCATATTTATAGTTATTTTTTCAGTTTCAGCCATCATACATCTCCTTTTTGTATTATTTGTCAATTTATAATATTATAACAAAATTAGTGAGACAGGGGGTCGGTTCTTTTGTCCCACTGGGACAAAAGAACCGACCCCCTGTCCCTCCCTGTCCCTTTTAATGCAAAAGAGGGGAAATCATAAGTATATTTTACTTATGATTTCCCCTCAAAAAAAGGTAACAGTAAATGGTTTGTTTATTATACCATAGAAATATTATTTTTGATAAAAAATTTTATATTTCGAAAAAATACTTATTTCTTATTATGTATAGAAAAATAACAAGATGGTATTAATGAATTGAATATTCTTAAAGAATCTTCTGTTTTGTTTAAGTGAAAAGGAGATAAAATTATAGTTCGTACAGGGAACTCTGTTTAGGCTGTAACACTCTTTATAGAAAATCCTGATTGGGTTCCTTACATTAACCAGGGTTCTTTTTTATATAGTTCTTATTTATATATTATAGCATTAACTTTTTTACAGCCATATATAAATTCTCATAAAGGTTTTTTTCATGAAGTTTTTCTTTTAAGAGGCTCAACAAATACTTTTTGATACAAGTAGTTTAAAATTGCTACGGCCACACTTAATAGGAAAAGTTGGTTTCGGCTCATTTTAACCATCTTATATATACCTAGTTTCTCTGCTATTGTTGTTAAAGGATAAGCAAATAAGTAGTCAGCAAAAATATTACTCAATAAATACAACCAAAATCTATTGTACGTCAATTTAAAGACCCAAAAATTTATGATAGTAAAAGGACCAAAAACAAAAGAGACATCTGTTGCTAATTTAGGGAAGATAGGATTTCTTACTTTCCACCATTTTAACTTTTGAGATAGCTCACTTATTAGTGCAATAATCAAGTCACTAAAAATAATAGTAGGGAGGAAGCGAAGAAAGGAATTTTTTCCGAGCTTTCCCACAGATAACCAAGGCAAAAACAGTATCAAATACATTTTCCATTTCCCTTTCATAAACAACCTCCTGAGTAAAGTGAAAAATTACTATGCTGGACTACGAATTATTGGTATTTTTACCTAAAAAATCTTTAATATTCAATGTATTATTAGTGTAAAATCGATTGTAATTTTAATTGAGAAAGTATGTTATTGAATTATTGAAGCAAGTTTGTAAATGAAGGAATTTATGAAATGTTGGCGAATTTAATAATTGTATGAGTTCATTCTAATTGGATTATGAACCACCAAAACAACCAATTTCTGTTTATGCTTTAGTAAAGAACCAAGATGAGATTTTATTAATTAGGACTCATTAAAGTATTGTTAGCGTATTAAGTATTAGAAGATCATAAGACTCGTGACTTTTATGAGTAACTGTACAACATTAAGACTGTTGAGGCTTTGTTGCGAAAGAAACAAAATCCGGGTATACTTTATATAAATCGGGAAGGTGCTATCATGGATAAAAGGCAGCAGTTAATGAGTGAACTTATGGATTTATGCAATGAAATAATCTGGCTTAATAAACCAGAACTAGAATCGGCTTTAGATGGCTATACATTGAGTGAGATAGAATTGATCGAAAATATCTCCCTAATCCCAAATGCAAACGTTACAAAACTTGCGGCAGCAAGCTATATGACTCGAGGTGCTATAAGTAAGCTCACCAAGAAGCTTATTGCGAAAAATATTATTGAGAGCTATCAAAATGCTGAAAATAAAAAAGAGATATATTTCCGATTAACAACGAATGGGCAAAAAATAAATAATGTCCATCAAGAATTACATCGGACGTTTCTCGAACGTGACAAAGAAGTATTTAAAAACATGACTGATGACGATTTCAACACTATTTTTCGTTTCATTGGTCGATACAGGCAACATTTGAAAAATATCACTGTGTAAGTGGTATTTTTTTATTTTGTTTTATTGTTGAC contains:
- a CDS encoding GNAT family N-acetyltransferase; amino-acid sequence: MTLVVTNELAKVLEAAEINTLHSRLNAIQNIHSNPMGIEVEKFGNATAFSARSIPGPSFNTVKGITDEDQNEVENIINYYKQKDIPVRLEITPAHVSSKFLTYLARIGFYQTDFHSTLFADLQSINDHTYSEILIRELEKDEFHLFAEIYTNGFQLPAFLQDGIAQNNQVLHNRDGWTFYLASFSDQPAGVGVIFIKDSIATLAAAATEPSYRNNGIHQALISSRIQLAKSQGCKMIVGQARFGSISQNNMERAGMKIAYTKTIWVQK
- a CDS encoding EcsC family protein, translated to MESREELELELKKIKKWEKSASGLWIWERISRLPFKLLDKLTPHFIHNKIGILLDDLGSFIQTGGKYLTSEKQIFRLIEKESEVRIESYEDIDHLSLQEMRTICDDLIQRRTKVATLQGATTGIGGIVTLAIDIPAILGLSLKTLQEIAIVHGFNPNNKDERIFILKCLQFSSSDVVGKKAILKELSAFYNQEECSNEVMSQLQGWREVVYTFRDQFGWKKLFQMVPIAGILFGAISNRSMINDVAEVGKMLYQKRKIQERLQQLEMKDFN
- a CDS encoding superoxide dismutase is translated as MANQEELRSYLNDVNSWLEEVSIFIVDLNNDTGEEDIQLLINETKELVNKQLEDSKTNESKILMIQRSVSDINQSLKPLEAKRNRIQTAIPIGKHILPPLPYEYNALEPYISEEIMRLHHDKHHKSYVDGLNKAETMLEEARNKNRYELIKHWEREAAFHGSGHYLHTIFWEVMNPHGGGMPQGELAKQIRNDFRSYDLFKKHFSEAAKKVEGVGWSILVWSPRSHRLEILQAERHQFLTQWDTIPLLVLDVWEHAYYLQYKNNRDQYVDSWWNIVYWRNVEKRFEEAKKLKWKPF
- a CDS encoding MFS transporter, which encodes MEKPLSMIPNETEPSLWKNKNIILLWSGSLISSFGYQFYIVALPLLIYHLTESPLAMSTMRAVEFVPNVILGVFAGIFVDRFNRKRIMTWMTIIQITVIASLVMMLIFKWIAIWQLFLFGFLLSSSSYTLGNAQHALVPTLVSKNFLTEVNARFSLISTLVNLIGPGMAGLILSLTTFHISFGLYGICLIALLCCIFSLSIESHEKKVKKTSLWDDFKEGWSELVLNKTLLPPTIAILFMNFASSLILGVYMFYAIDQLGTSESQVGILLSIGSIGGLVGAFFAPKIRKKIPRGRLFSYCILIDSIGMICMSIVPVWWLLGCCLLLRTLAVTITNIIYLSIRQEFTPNHLLGRVAGTSSMLMKLATPGALLLSGVLAGFLPIKLLFVIAGILMIIIYLFIRKQAIVHIR
- a CDS encoding ABC transporter substrate-binding protein, whose amino-acid sequence is MQLFEHYQQLLEKYEQKIKQKWYPSVDEIADCLNISTRYTKMLLKQMNEVKWISWLPQRGRGKKSTLILNLSKNDILVEQALQKLKKGDFTDAVKIMKQLPSGEYPNLLEEFQRHLGIQEEKVLDDSKDIFRYAFYQSIISLDPALILSRHEAHIAEHIYDTLVIYNEEHKSIVPHLAHQWEVDREGINWIFHLRKGVLFHHGRELDAKDVFHTMNRLKNLPERENKQTITDLVKDIIVINKRAVQFVLKEPNHLFLHYLTLLHTAIIPIEVINHSKEAFGKYPIGTGPYKITQNDDTMVVLNNHPVYFKGRTFLDQIEMINLPELYPSDSNIQYHLHFKNKHHEQWETLTKIEEGACYLTFNEKKHSLISCKETRDILINALNTKEMERHYQEIGAVPAHSFIPNRSKILQKKVEYCENSNPVEKIVNIPKQSIHIYATEIRKGANYEKEARWIKKRWEQLGVDVYVHIISHYELAKPSVLQNADVIVTGLALSPNQILALSLCYQSETFFISNILSPDNSNYLKIQLDYLKTNIDFTEQFEILYGIEDWLKNNKIIKFLYHRYHHVDVKLNSRIKGIELTSNGRVGYKELWIK
- a CDS encoding AAA family ATPase — its product is MLHQPYIKHLELKTEEIPSYNYYPFNLPILKSIDRIQFHPKVTYLVGENGMGKSTLLEAIAVAIGFNPEGGTFNFNFSTYDSHSELEQYIKLAKGVFRPEDGFFLRAETFYNVASNIEQLDQESLSVPRVIDSYGGVSLHEQSHGESFFATFLNRFNGNGLYILDEPEAALSPLRQLSMLTRIHELVNQQSQFVIATHSPIIMAYPDSKIIELTDEGINEVSLEETNHYSIMKQFFNDKERLLHHLFQHEE
- a CDS encoding DinB family protein; this translates as MERKEFLLEQMRACHNESGWFASLNDALNGLDDADAVNKDADKTNSIKEIIQHLLFWNELYLKRFQGKMVIKEDIMNDQTFIYKNDSDWKSILQQFNEILNQWEEEISNCHETKLDSNPPHDSNSTWWEVLLNIPIHHAYHIGQIVHIRKSQGNWDTMNGVN
- a CDS encoding GNAT family N-acetyltransferase, producing MVLEIKNTIDDLKWEEIQEVYQSVGWNKHTIEIIQTVFKNSNEVCIIKTEGKIVGIGRALSDGVFNAAIYDIVVHRDFQKLGIAKEIIHYFIERFKNVSCVHLISTTGNEGFYEKMGFKKTKTGMARYLNSSLSNEYLVD
- a CDS encoding cold-shock protein, yielding MTQGTVKWFNSEKGFGFIEVEGGDDVFVHFSAIQGEGYKTLEEGQKVTFDVEQGQRGAQAANVVKA
- a CDS encoding MarR family transcriptional regulator is translated as MDKRQQLMSELMDLCNEIIWLNKPELESALDGYTLSEIELIENISLIPNANVTKLAAASYMTRGAISKLTKKLIAKNIIESYQNAENKKEIYFRLTTNGQKINNVHQELHRTFLERDKEVFKNMTDDDFNTIFRFIGRYRQHLKNITV